The following are encoded in a window of Blastocatellia bacterium genomic DNA:
- a CDS encoding enoyl-CoA hydratase/isomerase family protein, translating into MIHREDRGLVAVVRMEHGKVNAVDTELLMALTQEFREIEASRAKAVVLTGTGSAFSAGVDLFRILRGGRDYLETFLPALTETVQTFLTLTKPVVMAVNGHAIAGGCIIACAGDYRLMADGGGKIGVPELLVGVPFPEMALAVLRAVAPPQHIQEMIYTGRTYSPQEALKRGIIDELVAPDELMDRACTLAEQFGAIPSVSFRIAKRQLRQPLLDRLEHYKQMDKEIIQLWASDEIRAAIESYLERTLGKK; encoded by the coding sequence ATGATTCATCGCGAAGATCGTGGCTTAGTCGCTGTCGTGCGGATGGAGCACGGTAAGGTCAATGCCGTGGATACGGAGTTATTGATGGCGCTCACGCAGGAGTTCCGCGAGATTGAAGCGTCCAGGGCCAAAGCTGTTGTGCTGACAGGAACTGGCAGTGCATTTTCGGCCGGCGTTGATCTATTTCGCATCCTGCGCGGCGGTCGGGATTACTTGGAGACGTTCTTACCGGCGCTGACAGAGACAGTGCAAACATTTTTAACACTCACCAAACCTGTGGTGATGGCTGTCAACGGACACGCCATTGCCGGCGGGTGCATCATCGCCTGCGCCGGCGATTACCGTTTGATGGCCGACGGCGGAGGGAAAATCGGCGTGCCTGAGCTGCTCGTTGGCGTGCCGTTTCCTGAAATGGCGTTGGCCGTATTACGCGCGGTCGCGCCGCCTCAACACATTCAGGAGATGATCTACACGGGGCGCACATACTCGCCTCAAGAAGCATTGAAGCGCGGGATCATTGACGAGCTGGTTGCGCCGGATGAGTTGATGGATCGCGCGTGCACGCTGGCTGAGCAATTTGGCGCCATCCCGTCAGTGTCGTTCCGTATTGCCAAGCGTCAACTGCGCCAGCCTTTGCTCGATCGCTTGGAACACTATAAGCAGATGGACAAAGAGATCATCCAATTGTGGGCCTCGGATGAAATTCGGGCAGCGATTGAAAGCTATCTGGAGCGAACGCTCGGTAAGAAATAG
- a CDS encoding acyl-CoA-binding protein has protein sequence MTDLKSQFEKAARQVKQLAKQPDSDTMLRLYALYKQATQGDVAGTRPGPMDFVGRAKYDAWAELKGMSQREAMQAYIDFVESLQQ, from the coding sequence ATGACAGATTTGAAATCGCAATTTGAAAAAGCAGCGCGCCAGGTCAAACAACTCGCCAAACAGCCTGACAGTGACACAATGCTGCGGCTCTATGCGTTGTACAAGCAGGCGACACAGGGTGATGTCGCGGGCACGCGCCCTGGGCCAATGGATTTTGTCGGTCGCGCCAAATACGACGCCTGGGCCGAACTGAAAGGCATGAGTCAACGGGAGGCGATGCAAGCCTACATTGACTTTGTGGAAAGTCTCCAGCAGTAA